Proteins from a genomic interval of Geminocystis sp. M7585_C2015_104:
- the purU gene encoding formyltetrahydrofolate deformylase, which produces MVATTATLLVSCPEQKGLVAKIANFIYTNNGNIIHADHHTDLEAGLFLSRIEWELEGFRLAREEIADAFNAVATPLKAQWQLHFSDTIPRVAIWVSQQEHCLYDLLWRIQSKELKAEVVCLVSNHTKLEPIARQFGIDYYHFPINPDNKREQELKQLELINSKKIDLIILAKYMQILSADFVRKLPQKIINIHHSFLPAFVGAKPYHQAYQRGVKIIGATAHYVTEDLDAGPIIEQDVVRISHRDTVKDLIRKGKDLERVVLARAVRLHLQNRVLVYNNKTVVFA; this is translated from the coding sequence ATGGTTGCTACTACTGCCACTCTTCTGGTATCCTGTCCTGAGCAAAAGGGTTTGGTGGCTAAAATTGCTAATTTCATTTATACTAACAATGGTAATATTATTCATGCCGACCATCATACTGACTTAGAAGCCGGTTTATTTCTCTCTCGTATCGAGTGGGAGTTAGAAGGCTTCCGGTTAGCAAGGGAGGAGATTGCCGATGCCTTCAATGCCGTGGCTACCCCTTTAAAGGCACAATGGCAGCTACACTTTTCTGATACTATTCCTAGGGTAGCAATTTGGGTTAGCCAACAAGAGCATTGTCTTTACGACTTGTTATGGCGAATTCAAAGTAAAGAGTTAAAGGCAGAGGTGGTTTGTCTTGTCAGTAACCACACAAAACTAGAGCCCATTGCCCGACAATTTGGTATAGACTATTATCATTTCCCCATAAACCCAGATAATAAAAGAGAACAGGAATTGAAACAGCTAGAGTTGATAAATTCTAAGAAAATTGACCTGATTATCCTCGCAAAATACATGCAGATACTAAGTGCAGATTTTGTCAGAAAATTGCCCCAGAAAATTATCAACATCCACCATTCATTTTTGCCTGCATTTGTAGGAGCGAAACCCTACCATCAAGCCTACCAGAGGGGAGTTAAAATAATTGGCGCTACTGCCCATTATGTCACAGAAGATTTGGATGCAGGGCCAATAATTGAACAGGATGTGGTAAGAATCAGTCATAGGGATACCGTTAAAGACTTGATTAGAAAGGGGAAGGATTTGGAGAGAGTCGTTTTGGCAAGGGCAGTCAGACTACATCTCCAAAACCGGGTATTGGTCTACAAT